In a single window of the Lebetimonas sp. JH292 genome:
- a CDS encoding response regulator transcription factor yields the protein MIKIALIEDEEDLLDLLEFNLIKAGFDAVGFLNTKKVRDFIIEENPDLLIMDRNLPDIEGSEFVKNLKDEGFNIPVIFLTAKTAEEDVLEGFEKGADDYIKKPFSIKEMIARIKAVLKRYNKESNVLLYKNYKLDLINKNLLIDNETVDLTKSEFKLLKVFFENPKRVISKDEIAELLEINEKSVNVSINRLNHKINLIESKRGIGYIIK from the coding sequence TTGATAAAAATTGCCTTAATCGAAGATGAAGAAGATTTACTGGATTTATTGGAATTTAATTTAATAAAAGCTGGATTTGACGCAGTCGGATTTTTAAATACAAAGAAAGTAAGAGATTTTATTATAGAGGAAAATCCTGACCTTTTAATAATGGACAGAAATTTGCCGGATATTGAAGGAAGCGAATTTGTTAAAAATTTAAAAGACGAGGGATTTAATATTCCCGTTATTTTTTTAACCGCAAAAACAGCTGAAGAAGATGTATTGGAGGGCTTTGAAAAGGGTGCGGATGACTATATTAAAAAACCGTTTTCCATAAAAGAGATGATTGCAAGAATTAAAGCCGTTTTAAAAAGATACAATAAAGAGAGCAATGTCTTATTATATAAAAATTACAAACTCGATTTAATAAATAAAAATTTACTGATAGATAATGAAACAGTCGATTTAACAAAATCAGAATTTAAACTGTTAAAAGTATTTTTTGAAAATCCAAAAAGAGTAATTTCCAAAGATGAAATAGCTGAACTTTTAGAAATAAATGAAAAAAGCGTAAATGTCTCCATTAACAGATTAAACCATAAAATCAATTTAATCGAATCTAAAAGAGGAATCGGATACATAATAAAATAA
- a CDS encoding DUF134 domain-containing protein: MPKKIRRRRIRGKFHHNCFKPCGMPGHNLEYINLSRDEIEAIRLADYNEMYQEDAAKEMEISRPTFSRILNNARKKIASALLEGKAIEIENF; this comes from the coding sequence TTGCCTAAAAAAATCAGAAGAAGAAGAATAAGAGGTAAATTTCATCATAACTGTTTTAAACCGTGCGGAATGCCGGGACATAATTTGGAATATATTAATTTATCCAGAGATGAAATTGAAGCCATCAGACTTGCCGATTATAATGAAATGTATCAGGAAGATGCGGCAAAAGAGATGGAAATTTCCAGACCGACATTCAGCAGAATTTTAAACAATGCAAGAAAAAAAATAGCTTCTGCATTACTTGAAGGCAAGGCGATAGAAATAGAAAACTTTTAA
- a CDS encoding sulfite exporter TauE/SafE family protein yields MISAILIGIFTGFASGFFGIGGGTILVPALLFLGFELKEAIGISVTQMMMSSIFGSYLNYKKGLLKIKNGISLGLGGALGAMLSGIIVKYTPKEILGIIFLTLVFIAIIRFFITVEEPQHEPPIDNKKLFFIGILVGTIAISVGVGGAILITPILVGFLKYKLKTTVSLSLFFVVFSSVSGFISQSLAGHIDYKVGFSIGIASLIGTFFGIKAYHTLHPKHHKKLLLIWYIGVFVSMIYKLYF; encoded by the coding sequence TTGATAAGTGCTATCCTAATAGGAATATTTACAGGCTTTGCAAGCGGATTTTTTGGAATTGGCGGAGGGACTATTTTGGTACCCGCTCTTTTATTTTTGGGATTTGAATTAAAAGAAGCAATAGGAATCAGTGTTACCCAAATGATGATGAGCTCTATTTTTGGAAGTTATCTTAATTACAAAAAAGGCCTTCTTAAAATAAAAAACGGTATCTCCCTTGGATTAGGAGGTGCACTCGGGGCAATGCTCAGCGGTATTATAGTAAAATATACGCCCAAAGAAATTTTGGGTATAATTTTTTTGACGCTTGTTTTTATTGCGATAATCAGGTTTTTTATAACCGTCGAAGAGCCTCAGCACGAGCCTCCGATAGACAATAAAAAACTTTTTTTTATAGGAATATTAGTTGGAACGATAGCAATAAGCGTAGGGGTGGGAGGGGCTATTTTAATAACCCCGATACTTGTAGGTTTTTTAAAATACAAATTAAAAACAACAGTAAGTCTTAGTCTCTTTTTTGTGGTATTTTCTTCCGTTTCGGGATTTATTTCACAGTCCCTCGCCGGCCATATTGATTATAAAGTCGGATTTTCAATAGGTATTGCAAGCTTAATCGGTACTTTTTTTGGTATAAAAGCATATCATACGCTTCATCCCAAACATCATAAAAAATTACTCTTAATCTGGTATATAGGAGTATTTGTTTCTATGATATATAAACTTTATTTTTAA
- a CDS encoding sensor histidine kinase KdpD → MSAISHEFKNPISIINGYIETILNNRLDENTNQKFLEKIHKNSLRLTNLIDRLYLVTKIENQKLKPNFKEVKLDNLIKELIKSFDEERLILNLKPVIIKADKNLIDIAVSNLISNALKYSKEKVIIDLNENFLEITDKGIGIEKNKIDLITQKFYRIAKNDWDNSLGLGLYITKKILDMHNFKLKIQSEKKKGSKFSIILKEDKELRLQ, encoded by the coding sequence ATTTCAGCAATTTCACACGAATTTAAAAATCCCATATCAATAATCAACGGTTATATCGAAACTATCTTAAACAACAGACTTGATGAAAACACAAATCAAAAATTTCTCGAAAAAATACATAAAAACTCACTCAGACTTACAAATTTAATAGACAGGTTATATTTAGTTACAAAAATAGAAAATCAAAAATTAAAACCTAATTTTAAAGAAGTAAAATTAGACAATTTAATAAAAGAACTGATAAAATCATTTGATGAAGAAAGGCTGATTTTAAATTTAAAGCCTGTAATAATAAAAGCAGATAAAAATCTGATAGATATTGCCGTTTCAAACCTTATTTCAAACGCCCTGAAATATTCTAAAGAGAAAGTTATTATAGATTTAAATGAAAATTTTTTAGAAATAACAGACAAAGGAATAGGCATAGAAAAAAACAAAATAGATTTAATAACACAGAAATTTTACAGAATTGCAAAAAACGACTGGGATAATTCACTGGGGCTGGGGCTTTATATAACAAAAAAAATTCTTGATATGCATAATTTTAAATTAAAAATCCAAAGCGAAAAGAAAAAAGGAAGTAAATTTTCTATTATTTTGAAAGAAGATAAGGAACTCCGATTACAATAG
- a CDS encoding flagellar biosynthetic protein FliO, with the protein MKKIIILFLACLIYSANLIDVNFFENKNKLDILFSLDSKFDGKIIKLAQNRFLIKNIKTDNAVEKNFNNFFVKSVIITPVKNSVEVEIASKNKYNVNVALTPDGYGIRFRIQSLKPLQTNLPTMPKENFSFTRYIVVVTILIILAIILLYLKKRGFSSKLPALKNDMKVLSQKFIDAKNKVVLFEYQNKKYLMLIGNTNILLDVFEKNFKAPKNEAEFDEMLKLNNKINDIENYVRNADNIKELDETI; encoded by the coding sequence GTGAAGAAAATAATTATTTTATTTTTGGCGTGTTTAATTTATAGTGCAAACCTGATTGATGTTAATTTTTTTGAAAACAAAAATAAATTGGATATTCTTTTTTCCCTTGATTCCAAATTCGACGGCAAAATTATAAAACTTGCACAAAACAGATTTTTAATAAAAAATATAAAAACCGATAATGCAGTAGAAAAAAATTTTAATAATTTTTTTGTAAAATCCGTTATTATAACTCCGGTAAAAAATTCTGTTGAAGTGGAAATAGCTTCAAAAAATAAGTATAATGTAAATGTGGCGCTTACGCCGGACGGTTACGGAATAAGGTTTAGAATTCAGTCTTTAAAACCTCTCCAGACAAATCTGCCCACGATGCCAAAAGAAAATTTTTCTTTTACGAGGTATATTGTTGTAGTTACAATTTTAATAATTTTGGCTATAATCCTGCTTTATTTAAAAAAAAGAGGGTTTTCGTCGAAATTACCGGCTTTAAAAAATGATATGAAAGTTCTTTCACAAAAATTTATTGATGCCAAAAACAAAGTTGTTTTGTTTGAATATCAAAATAAAAAATATTTGATGCTTATCGGGAACACCAATATACTTTTGGATGTTTTTGAGAAAAATTTCAAAGCCCCGAAAAATGAAGCTGAATTTGATGAAATGTTAAAACTAAATAATAAAATTAATGATATAGAAAATTATGTAAGAAATGCAGACAATATAAAGGAGTTAGATGAAACAATTTGA
- a CDS encoding NifB/NifX family molybdenum-iron cluster-binding protein — translation MKIAFPTNNKETIASHIGLCKGFLIVDTNTGERTYIENPVMKTIQEEHIDLKGTKEGERGLGTGRIIPPFLAEAGVNVLVSHEFGEGMELNLDRVGIIPYQTDEKNIENALNQIKEEDMREFERGYGRGFGYGRGFGYGRGYGYGRGFGNRVFDERDEQRGYGYGRGAGFGRGYGCRGRGLGRGYGRGFGFRRRWED, via the coding sequence ATGAAAATAGCATTTCCAACAAACAATAAAGAAACTATAGCAAGTCATATTGGACTTTGTAAAGGTTTCTTGATTGTAGATACAAATACAGGGGAAAGAACATATATTGAAAACCCTGTAATGAAAACAATTCAGGAAGAACATATTGATTTAAAAGGGACAAAAGAAGGCGAAAGAGGCCTTGGAACAGGCAGAATTATACCGCCTTTTTTAGCAGAAGCCGGAGTCAATGTCCTAGTATCACATGAATTTGGCGAAGGTATGGAATTAAATCTTGACAGAGTCGGGATTATACCTTATCAAACAGATGAAAAAAATATTGAAAACGCATTAAATCAAATTAAGGAGGAAGATATGAGAGAATTTGAAAGAGGATATGGAAGAGGTTTTGGATACGGCAGAGGTTTTGGATACGGCAGAGGATATGGTTACGGAAGAGGTTTTGGAAACAGAGTATTTGATGAAAGAGATGAACAAAGAGGATACGGATACGGAAGAGGAGCCGGATTTGGACGTGGTTACGGATGCAGAGGCAGAGGATTGGGCCGTGGCTACGGAAGGGGGTTCGGTTTTAGAAGAAGATGGGAGGATTAA
- the mnmG gene encoding tRNA uridine-5-carboxymethylaminomethyl(34) synthesis enzyme MnmG — translation MKQFDCIVVGGGHAGIEAAAAAAKMGKRTLLLSMLVEQIGAPSCNPAIGGLAKGHLVKEIDALGGLMPLATDNAGIQFRILNENRGPAVRGSRAQIDMDRYRIWMRIALLNTPNLEIAQEIVDEIIVKDGKVAGVKTNLLNVYKTKTLILTTGTFMRGIMHFGPVKLEGGRFHELPAKKISKSLENLGFKLERLKTGTTARIDARSIDFSKMELQEGDKNPKPFSFRTDKKTFHPEQLPCYITYTNETTHDIIKSNFYRAPLFTGQIEGIGPRYCPSIEDKLNKFPDKERHHVFIEPQTREATEYYLNGLSTSLPMDVQDAFIHSILGLENAKIVRYGYAIEYDFIQPTNLKHSLETKEIEGLFFAGQINGTTGYEEAAAQGIMAGINAALKVEDKEPVIFRRDEAYIGVLIDDLVTKGTNEPYRMFTSRSEYRLLLREDNAMLRLADYGYELGLLDEKTYEKVLKLREEKKKRPKILNETFVTPNKEINTKLESLGEEKIQNKMEIRKIVARHTFTKEKLLNMFPEFSSLSDDALGQILIQARYHHYIQRQKAQIDKMKEMLKVKIPEDFEYRGIPGLSREIVEKLEKHRPVTLFQASEISGVTPAAIDIIHMYINMRKRK, via the coding sequence ATGAAACAATTTGATTGTATAGTTGTCGGCGGAGGGCATGCGGGAATAGAAGCTGCCGCAGCTGCGGCAAAAATGGGTAAAAGGACCCTTCTTTTAAGTATGCTTGTAGAGCAGATTGGAGCTCCAAGCTGTAATCCGGCAATAGGAGGACTTGCAAAAGGGCATCTTGTTAAAGAAATAGACGCACTTGGAGGGCTTATGCCTCTTGCCACCGACAATGCCGGAATTCAGTTTAGAATTTTAAATGAAAACAGAGGCCCCGCTGTCAGGGGAAGCAGAGCCCAGATTGATATGGACAGATACAGAATATGGATGAGAATCGCCCTACTTAATACGCCCAATCTTGAAATAGCCCAGGAAATTGTGGATGAAATAATAGTAAAAGACGGGAAAGTCGCAGGTGTTAAAACAAATTTATTAAATGTTTATAAGACAAAAACGCTGATTCTAACCACCGGAACGTTTATGAGGGGGATAATGCATTTCGGTCCTGTAAAACTCGAAGGGGGCCGATTTCATGAACTTCCTGCAAAAAAAATATCAAAATCACTTGAAAATCTGGGTTTTAAACTGGAAAGGTTAAAAACAGGGACTACTGCAAGAATTGATGCAAGAAGTATCGATTTTTCTAAAATGGAACTGCAAGAAGGCGATAAAAATCCAAAACCGTTTTCATTCAGAACAGACAAAAAAACATTTCATCCCGAGCAGCTCCCATGTTACATAACATATACAAATGAAACAACACACGATATTATTAAAAGCAATTTCTATAGAGCCCCTCTTTTTACCGGCCAGATTGAAGGAATAGGGCCAAGGTATTGCCCCAGTATTGAGGATAAACTGAATAAATTTCCGGATAAAGAACGACACCATGTATTTATAGAGCCTCAGACAAGAGAGGCAACCGAATATTATTTAAACGGTCTTTCAACTTCTCTTCCTATGGATGTGCAGGATGCGTTTATCCATTCAATTTTGGGACTTGAAAATGCAAAAATAGTAAGATACGGCTATGCCATAGAGTATGACTTTATTCAGCCTACAAATCTTAAGCATTCTTTGGAAACAAAAGAGATTGAAGGACTGTTTTTTGCCGGGCAAATTAACGGAACTACCGGTTATGAAGAGGCGGCGGCGCAGGGAATAATGGCCGGAATTAACGCTGCGCTTAAAGTTGAAGATAAAGAGCCTGTGATTTTTAGAAGAGATGAGGCATATATCGGTGTATTGATAGATGATTTGGTTACAAAAGGAACAAATGAACCTTACAGAATGTTTACAAGCAGGAGTGAATACAGGCTGCTTTTAAGAGAAGATAACGCAATGCTAAGACTCGCAGATTACGGATATGAGCTTGGCCTTCTTGATGAGAAAACATATGAGAAGGTATTAAAACTCAGAGAAGAAAAAAAGAAACGCCCAAAAATATTAAATGAAACATTCGTGACTCCAAACAAAGAAATAAATACAAAACTTGAAAGCCTTGGAGAAGAGAAAATACAAAATAAAATGGAAATAAGAAAAATAGTCGCAAGGCATACGTTTACAAAAGAAAAACTTCTTAACATGTTTCCTGAGTTCTCATCTTTAAGTGATGACGCACTCGGGCAAATTTTGATTCAGGCAAGATATCATCATTATATCCAAAGGCAAAAAGCACAGATTGATAAAATGAAAGAAATGCTAAAAGTTAAAATTCCGGAAGATTTTGAATACAGGGGGATTCCGGGGCTCAGCCGCGAAATAGTTGAAAAACTTGAAAAACACAGACCCGTTACTCTTTTTCAGGCAAGTGAAATAAGCGGGGTTACTCCCGCCGCTATCGATATAATACATATGTATATTAATATGAGGAAAAGAAAATGA
- the fliN gene encoding flagellar motor switch protein FliN: MQNPNEERIYELIPDYGHLLDTEVLFESDLGRVEMSLREILNLQKGSVIDLNKPAGESAEVYINGRIIGKGEVMVYEKNLAIRINEVLDANSLVYYLTKEK, from the coding sequence ATGCAAAATCCAAATGAAGAGAGAATTTATGAATTAATTCCGGATTACGGCCATTTATTAGATACCGAGGTTTTGTTTGAAAGTGATTTGGGAAGAGTGGAAATGAGTTTAAGGGAAATATTAAACCTTCAAAAAGGCAGTGTAATAGATTTAAACAAACCTGCAGGGGAAAGCGCCGAAGTTTATATAAACGGCAGGATAATAGGAAAAGGCGAAGTGATGGTTTATGAAAAAAATCTTGCCATAAGAATAAATGAGGTTTTGGATGCGAATTCTTTGGTATATTATCTGACAAAGGAAAAATAG